GGCAGCTTCCATAACAGTGTTAACACTGCTCGATCCCACAACATTAACAGCGGGTAAGGCAAAGCCTTTTTCTTTGGCAAGTTTATGTATTTCTTGCACTTGTCTTCCGGTAGCTACGCCCGGCAAAATAGTATGGCTCATAGTAGTTTAATTTGAGCGACAAAAATAACAAAAAATGCTGGGTTAAAACGGATAGTTAATCCCGATGTTATAGACAGCGTTTTTGAAATTATAATCTTTAAACCAACGCTCTCCTTCTAAACGACCTGGATCATGAGTTTTAAACCCAATATCGAAACGTACTACAAAGAAGCCAAAATCGTATCTAATTCCGAAACCAGAGGCCACAGCAAGTTCTTTTAGGTCTTGTAGACCGTCGAAATTAAATTCTTCTTCATCTGCAAGATCGTCTGCTACATTCCAAATATTTCCAACGTCTACAAAGAAAGCGCCTTTAAAAGCTCCTAAAATGGTATATCGATATTCGCCATTAAAGGCGAGTTTAAAATTTGCTTCATTAAAATCTAAAATCCCGCCACTACTTCCTGGTCCAAGACTATACGCTCGCCACCCTCTGTTATCATTGGTTCCACCAGCAAAATAACTTCTAGTAAACGGAATGCTATTACTATTTCCGTAGGGGAGTGCTAACCCAATAAAACCTCTTGCGGCAAATACGTTGTTGTCAAAAAGAGTCCAATGTTTAATTACTTCGGCCTCACCTTTTATATATTGCGAGTATACTACGCCACCAACTTCCTTGTTTCCTTCTTCATTTTTTTCGGCTCCAGTTAAGCTGGTTACTCCAGATAGTATGGTGCCTGCAGACTCTAGTTTCCATCTAAAACGAGTCCAACTTTTATCAAAAATGTTCTCTCTTGTGTCTTGAAGCCATGTAAACGATGTGGCAAAAATCAAATTATCTTCACTCAGTCTAAATCTTCGTTCGGCAATGCTTAGTACTTCGTCAATATCGTCAAGGCTAATATCAAGATCTGGATCCTGATCTACTAGAACATCCGATATGAAGTCGTCAGTCTCATCAGGAATGGTTAGTACAGGAGACGATGACATATCAGCATTACTAAAATTGTAGCCAGCAGCACGGGCAATTTCATTTAACCTATCGTATGAACTCTTATAGACATTAAAATAATTTTCTACATTCAAATTTCGCACATATTGAATGTCGAAAAGGTCTAGCTCGTTGGTTCTTATTTTAGAAGGTTTCCAACGATAGTTAAACTTTCCGGAGTAATTCTGTCTATCTAACCCAATATTATTCTGAAGATTAAGTCCAACACTTAAGTTGGTGGAGGGCGACATGTATTTTGGTATAAACTTATCTGTGTTAAGCGGAAATAGGATACGCGGGAACGATAGGCGTACATTACCACCAATATCAGATGTTCCAAAAAAACCAACGTCTTTATCTGCCGAAGATCCCACGCTTCCGCTTACTGAAAGTTGGAGGGTTTCTGCCCCTCTAAATACATTTCTAATGAGCAACGAGCTGCTAAAACCAGTTCCAAATGGCTGTAGGGCAGAAGTATAAGCATCAAAGCTTGTGTCGAAAGTGTATTTCTTTTGAGGAGATAGTAAAATTGTGGCGATAAGCCCTGTGCTATCCTTCGGATTTTCTTGATACGTAATGTTTGGGTACCTAAATATTTTTAGATCACTAATCTGATTGTAGGTAAGGGTTCTGTCAATGTCTTTAAAAACTTTGTTTGGGGTGATAGAAATGGCATCGGTAATGGCTTTTGGTCTGTATTTTATTTTTTCGTACCCGTAAAGTTTATAGCCATTGTGTGAAACAGAATCTGTTAAGGTTTTCGTACTATTAGCAAAAGTGTAGTCTGTAACGATACGCACTTCATCTACACTAAAAACTTTAAATGGCTCAGTGCGTGTAGTGTCACCTACAGAAATCTTCCTGTCAGGTATTACATAGGTAATATTAGCCTTGTGATCTGTATTTACAGTATCTCCTTTAAATGTTACGTAGTCCTGATCGAAATAATAGAGTCCAGAATTTCTAAACTGTATGGTGATACGATCAATTTCATTTACAAAATTACTACGATTGTATTGGTCACCACGCCGTATAAAAGCATCTTTTTTTGAAAGTTGAAATAGAGAATCTACAGCAGGTGAGCTTAAGTTGTAAGCAATAGAGTCTATAAAGTATGGTTTGTGTTTTACAACATCATAGGTTACAGATGCTCTTTTTTCTTTAGAAGAATCTTTATTTACTTTATGCTTAGCTTCTGCATTAAAGTACCCTAAACTGGCGTAGTAACGTTTTAGCTGGGTAACCGATTTTTTATTGCGATCTTCAGAGACAATTACAGGTGCATCTCCTGCACGTTGTAACCATTGGTTAAATTTTATATACGAACTGTCTAACGCTTCTAGTTGTTTCCTAGATAGAAAACGTACAAGTCGATCTTCTCGTTGCGGTTTTTTATCAAGCCACGCTTGGAAGGTAGAATCTGGCTTCGGATTGGCTAGATTGTAGATGTGAAGCCCTACTGGAATGCCAAGCAACGGAAAAGTAGTGTTGGGTCGTTGGGTTAAAAAGCTGTAGGGGTCGTTTTCTGTTGTCTTCTCACCATCTACATTAATGGTGTTTTCAGTTAGTAAAAACTGACCGTCGGGCACATACTTTACAGCATTACAGGAAACCAATAGTAATACGGCTCCTAAAATAAATGTTACTTTTGTGAAGGTTTTGACCAAGGGTATGTCTTTACTGAAATTCAAAAATAGGATAAATTTGATAAGTAAAAGTGAAATAAAATCAATAACGCAGTTACAGCAGAAAAAGTACCGAGATACAAGACAACTTTTTATTGCTGAAGGCCCCAAAGTAATCTCAGAGCTTTTGTTGGCTGGAATGGAAGTTGAAGCCCATTACGATACTGCGCCAACGCATATATTGAAAGAGAATTACTACCAAGTCACCGCTCAAGAGTTAAAGAAAATTAGCTGCTTAAAGACAGCAAATAAGTCGTTAGCTATTTTTAGAAAGCCTACTTCAGCTGCACTTGTAGATTCTGGACTCATTGTGGCTCTCGATGCTGTAAGAGATCCAGGAAACTTAGGAACCATTATACGGCTATGTGATTGGTTTGGAGTGAACCAATTAATATGCTCAGAAGACACTGCAGACTGTTTTAATCCTAAAGTAATACAAGCTACTATGGGTAGTATTGCTCGTGTAGCAGTTCATTATGTGCCGCTTAAAGATACGCTGCAATCTTTAAGTTTGCCCATTTTTGGTGCTTTTATGGATGGAAAGAATGTGTACGATGGCACGTTGCCTTCGCAAGGCATTTTGGTTATGGGCAATGAAGCGCATGGTGTTTCTGCGGAAATTTCCGAGGTAATTCAAGAGCGTATTAGCATTCCACAATTTGGAAGTCAGACTACAGAAAGTTTAAATGTGGCAACCGCCACAGCAATTTTGCTCAGTGAATTTAGAAGGGCTATTGAAAGGTAAAATTAACAAAGATTCCACGGGTAGATAGCCTGCTAATATTACTCGTCCACGGACTATTAGGATCGTCGTCAGCTACTAGCTCATCACTTGTGGCAAAAACACCTCTAATGGAAGGTGTAAATTTAAAGTAGAATAAGTAGAAGTCGATACCAAAACCAAGTTCAAAATATCCGGTGCCGCTAGTCATCCTAAATTGGCCCTGCTCGTTGTCTTCTGGATTTTGTTCGTTACTGGAAAGGTTAAAAGATCTAGACACACCTGCCACCACAAAGGGCTTAATGTTGTTTAATCGTTTCGTTGAGAACTTAACTAATAAGGGTACATGAATGTAGGTAGATTTTGTCTCTCTAAGAAAGTCTCTCTCTTCAACCAAATTTGGGAAAATAAGATTACGCTGTGCAAAATACAAGCCGGGCTCCAGTCTAAGGTTTATATATTTGTTGACGCGCATATCCCCAACAAGACCAACATTAAAACCACTTTGGCTATTTACAATAATGTCTGTGTTGTCGTCTTGGGCTTGATCAAAATATTCAATCTTAAAATCGTAAGAGTTAAACCCTAAAAAGTAACCCCACGTTAAAAAACGATTGTCAAACGTTTCTAGGTTTGCGAGACGCT
This Rasiella rasia DNA region includes the following protein-coding sequences:
- the porT gene encoding type IX secretion/gliding motility protein PorT/SprT, whose product is MTKRILLILAIVLLAQSANAQLFSKERLANLETFDNRFLTWGYFLGFNSYDFKIEYFDQAQDDNTDIIVNSQSGFNVGLVGDMRVNKYINLRLEPGLYFAQRNLIFPNLVEERDFLRETKSTYIHVPLLVKFSTKRLNNIKPFVVAGVSRSFNLSSNEQNPEDNEQGQFRMTSGTGYFELGFGIDFYLFYFKFTPSIRGVFATSDELVADDDPNSPWTSNISRLSTRGIFVNFTFQ
- a CDS encoding RNA methyltransferase; translation: MISKSEIKSITQLQQKKYRDTRQLFIAEGPKVISELLLAGMEVEAHYDTAPTHILKENYYQVTAQELKKISCLKTANKSLAIFRKPTSAALVDSGLIVALDAVRDPGNLGTIIRLCDWFGVNQLICSEDTADCFNPKVIQATMGSIARVAVHYVPLKDTLQSLSLPIFGAFMDGKNVYDGTLPSQGILVMGNEAHGVSAEISEVIQERISIPQFGSQTTESLNVATATAILLSEFRRAIER
- the tamL gene encoding translocation and assembly module lipoprotein TamL; the protein is MNFSKDIPLVKTFTKVTFILGAVLLLVSCNAVKYVPDGQFLLTENTINVDGEKTTENDPYSFLTQRPNTTFPLLGIPVGLHIYNLANPKPDSTFQAWLDKKPQREDRLVRFLSRKQLEALDSSYIKFNQWLQRAGDAPVIVSEDRNKKSVTQLKRYYASLGYFNAEAKHKVNKDSSKEKRASVTYDVVKHKPYFIDSIAYNLSSPAVDSLFQLSKKDAFIRRGDQYNRSNFVNEIDRITIQFRNSGLYYFDQDYVTFKGDTVNTDHKANITYVIPDRKISVGDTTRTEPFKVFSVDEVRIVTDYTFANSTKTLTDSVSHNGYKLYGYEKIKYRPKAITDAISITPNKVFKDIDRTLTYNQISDLKIFRYPNITYQENPKDSTGLIATILLSPQKKYTFDTSFDAYTSALQPFGTGFSSSLLIRNVFRGAETLQLSVSGSVGSSADKDVGFFGTSDIGGNVRLSFPRILFPLNTDKFIPKYMSPSTNLSVGLNLQNNIGLDRQNYSGKFNYRWKPSKIRTNELDLFDIQYVRNLNVENYFNVYKSSYDRLNEIARAAGYNFSNADMSSSPVLTIPDETDDFISDVLVDQDPDLDISLDDIDEVLSIAERRFRLSEDNLIFATSFTWLQDTRENIFDKSWTRFRWKLESAGTILSGVTSLTGAEKNEEGNKEVGGVVYSQYIKGEAEVIKHWTLFDNNVFAARGFIGLALPYGNSNSIPFTRSYFAGGTNDNRGWRAYSLGPGSSGGILDFNEANFKLAFNGEYRYTILGAFKGAFFVDVGNIWNVADDLADEEEFNFDGLQDLKELAVASGFGIRYDFGFFVVRFDIGFKTHDPGRLEGERWFKDYNFKNAVYNIGINYPF